In one Neobacillus sp. WH10 genomic region, the following are encoded:
- a CDS encoding sugar ABC transporter permease — protein MRTRDVSYWLFLAPVLLALSMVVIIPLVFGVYYSFTNWNGIEVGGFIGFENYLNVFKDKEFLDSLWFTIKFSVVSIIFINFFGLALALIVTSKIKTSKFLRTIFFMPNLIGGLILGFIWQFIFIKVFAGVGNLFGIESLEGWLSTTETGFWGLVILMSWQMSGYIMVIYIAYLEGVPTELIEAAEIDGASPFQRLRYIVFPLVAPAFTVSMFLTLSNTFKLYDQNLSLTAGGPYNSTQMVAMEIFKTAFGESEMAYAQAKGVIFFIIVAAISLTQVYINKKREVEM, from the coding sequence ATGCGTACTCGGGATGTATCCTACTGGTTATTCTTAGCACCGGTTCTTTTAGCATTGTCCATGGTGGTTATTATTCCGCTGGTATTTGGGGTTTATTATTCATTCACAAACTGGAACGGAATTGAAGTGGGCGGATTTATCGGCTTTGAAAATTACCTTAATGTCTTTAAGGATAAGGAATTTTTAGACTCACTATGGTTCACGATTAAATTTTCAGTTGTATCTATTATTTTCATTAATTTCTTTGGCCTTGCATTAGCCCTTATTGTTACATCAAAAATTAAAACAAGTAAATTCCTCAGAACCATCTTTTTTATGCCAAACCTAATTGGCGGCCTTATTTTAGGCTTTATCTGGCAGTTTATTTTTATCAAAGTATTTGCCGGGGTGGGAAATTTATTTGGCATTGAAAGTTTAGAAGGCTGGCTCTCCACAACAGAAACAGGATTTTGGGGCTTAGTTATCCTAATGAGCTGGCAAATGTCCGGATATATTATGGTCATTTACATTGCATACTTAGAAGGAGTACCAACTGAACTTATTGAAGCAGCTGAAATTGACGGCGCAAGCCCATTCCAGCGTCTTCGCTACATCGTGTTTCCACTTGTAGCTCCTGCTTTTACGGTTAGTATGTTTTTAACCTTATCAAATACCTTTAAGCTCTACGACCAAAACCTATCACTAACAGCAGGGGGACCATACAATTCCACACAAATGGTGGCGATGGAAATTTTCAAAACGGCCTTTGGTGAAAGTGAAATGGCTTATGCTCAGGCAAAAGGAGTAATCTTCTTTATCATTGTTGCAGCGATTTCGTTAACACAAGTTTACATCAATAAGAAAAGGGAGGTAGAAATGTAA
- a CDS encoding carbohydrate ABC transporter permease: MGRKYKWPLEILGVVLGLIWLSPFYLMIVNSFKSKKEIFADTLKLPESFNFDNYIEAFNELDFLKTFFNSVIITVVSVAVIIVFSSMAAYALSRNKGKVSTIVFFMFVAAMLIPFQSVMIPLVSFFGKMELLNRVGIIFMYLGFGASLSIFLYHGTLSGIPKSLDEAATIDGANRFQIFWYIIFPMLKPITVTVAILNTIWIWNDYLLPSLVINQEGMETIPLKMFFFFGEYTKQWHLALAGLTIAIIPVIIAYFFAQREIIKGISEGAVK; the protein is encoded by the coding sequence ATGGGACGAAAATATAAATGGCCGCTGGAGATTCTCGGTGTGGTATTAGGTCTCATATGGCTCTCTCCTTTTTACTTAATGATTGTGAATTCGTTTAAATCGAAGAAGGAAATTTTTGCAGATACATTAAAGCTCCCTGAATCATTTAATTTTGATAACTACATTGAAGCCTTTAACGAACTGGATTTTTTAAAGACATTTTTTAACTCAGTCATTATCACCGTTGTAAGTGTTGCGGTTATTATCGTGTTTTCTTCAATGGCTGCTTATGCCCTTTCAAGAAACAAAGGTAAAGTAAGTACGATCGTGTTCTTTATGTTTGTTGCAGCAATGCTAATTCCGTTTCAATCGGTGATGATTCCGCTTGTTTCGTTTTTTGGAAAAATGGAATTGCTAAATCGTGTGGGAATTATCTTTATGTATTTAGGATTTGGCGCAAGTCTATCGATCTTTTTATACCATGGTACTTTAAGCGGGATTCCAAAATCCTTAGATGAAGCTGCGACCATTGATGGAGCTAATCGGTTTCAAATCTTTTGGTATATTATCTTCCCAATGTTAAAACCGATTACCGTTACGGTAGCGATTTTAAACACCATTTGGATTTGGAATGACTATTTACTTCCGTCCCTTGTCATCAACCAAGAAGGTATGGAAACAATCCCATTGAAAATGTTCTTCTTCTTTGGTGAATATACGAAACAATGGCATTTAGCGCTGGCAGGATTAACAATCGCCATCATCCCAGTTATCATCGCCTACTTCTTTGCACAGCGGGAAATTATCAAGGGAATTTCCGAAGGTGCTGTTAAATAA
- a CDS encoding LacI family DNA-binding transcriptional regulator yields the protein MVVTIKDVAREAGVAPSTVSRVIANNPRISEKTKRRVKEVMDKLGYYPNLQARSLVAKSTQTIGVIMPNSAYHAFRNPFFPEVLRGISMTAHDRKYGIYLSTGSSEEEIHDEVLSMVNGRRVDGIVLLYSRVNDRTMNYLEESGFPFTVVGRPSANEERITFVDNDNIFITKQVTNYLIEMGHRNIAYVGVNPNFVVTIDRINGYKAALMEAGLPDNDVFLVHEDLVKEKGKEVIQSLMSLDVPPTALVTQDDLMAYEMISHLETLNIKVPDDISIVSFNNLSLSEHSKPPLTSVDIGTFQLGHVATQCLIEKIENPETLPKRITIPTKLIERKSCAAKK from the coding sequence ATGGTGGTAACAATTAAAGATGTGGCAAGGGAAGCGGGTGTAGCGCCTTCAACGGTTTCAAGGGTGATTGCTAATAACCCGCGAATCAGTGAAAAGACAAAGAGACGTGTAAAAGAAGTAATGGACAAACTAGGATACTATCCTAATTTGCAGGCACGGAGCTTGGTTGCTAAAAGCACTCAAACCATTGGAGTGATTATGCCGAATTCGGCCTACCATGCCTTTCGAAACCCATTCTTCCCTGAAGTATTAAGAGGAATCAGTATGACCGCCCATGATCGTAAGTACGGGATTTATCTTTCAACCGGATCGTCGGAGGAAGAAATTCACGACGAGGTTCTTTCCATGGTGAATGGAAGGCGTGTAGATGGAATTGTTCTTTTATACTCACGGGTAAATGATCGGACGATGAACTATCTTGAGGAATCAGGATTTCCTTTTACCGTTGTTGGAAGGCCTAGTGCGAATGAAGAAAGAATAACGTTTGTGGATAATGACAATATTTTTATAACAAAGCAGGTAACCAATTATTTAATTGAGATGGGGCATCGAAATATTGCCTATGTAGGTGTAAATCCGAATTTTGTCGTAACCATTGATCGAATTAATGGGTACAAAGCGGCACTAATGGAGGCAGGACTTCCTGATAACGATGTCTTCCTTGTTCATGAAGATTTGGTTAAAGAAAAAGGGAAGGAAGTCATTCAGTCGCTTATGTCGTTAGACGTTCCACCTACCGCACTTGTCACACAGGATGACTTAATGGCATATGAAATGATTAGTCATTTAGAAACGTTAAACATAAAAGTACCTGATGATATTTCGATCGTTAGCTTTAATAACCTTTCATTATCAGAGCATTCTAAGCCTCCATTAACATCTGTAGATATCGGTACATTTCAATTAGGCCATGTAGCAACACAGTGTTTAATTGAAAAAATTGAAAATCCTGAGACATTACCAAAGCGAATTACGATTCCAACAAAGCTGATTGAACGAAAATCTTGTGCAGCAAAAAAATAG
- a CDS encoding alpha-glucosidase, whose translation MNKLWWKEAVAYQIYPRSFMDSNGDGIGDIQGIISKLDYLKDLGIDVIWVSPMYQSPNDDNGYDISDYQEIMAEFGTMADFDLLLKETHQRGMKLILDLVINHTSDEHPWFIESRSSKENPKRDWYIWRDGKGGKEPNNWESIFSGPAWEYDEKTDQYFMHIFSKKQPDLNWENKDVRHALYNMINWWLNKGIDGFRVDAISHIKKEEGLLDMQNPEGLPYVSCFEKMMNVDGIHTLLQELKEETFSNYDIMTVGEANGVTVDEAEDVENWVGEKSGKFNMVFQFEHLALWDAETKKALDIVELKDVLSRWQKGLEGKGWNALFIENHDKPRVVSTWGNDQEYWYESATAFAAMYFLMQGTPFIYQGQEIGMTNVQFDSIDDYDDVSAKNMYRLKRAEGIPHEEIMEVIWASGRDNSRTPMQWSAAENGGFSTGTPWLKVNPNYKHINVEIQENDANSVLNFYKKLIRLKKAKEVFTYGTYELLLKDDTQIYVYTRTLDKEKMIVIANLSAKPAEFQGVSLDNRNLLLNNYPVSKHQSLERITLKPYETRVYRV comes from the coding sequence ATGAATAAATTATGGTGGAAAGAAGCAGTTGCCTATCAAATTTATCCCCGCAGCTTTATGGATTCGAACGGGGACGGAATTGGTGATATTCAAGGCATTATCTCTAAACTGGATTATTTAAAGGATTTAGGGATTGATGTCATCTGGGTTAGCCCGATGTATCAATCGCCTAATGATGATAATGGATATGATATTAGTGATTATCAGGAAATTATGGCCGAGTTCGGAACAATGGCAGATTTTGATTTGCTGTTAAAAGAAACACATCAGCGAGGCATGAAATTGATTCTGGATTTAGTCATCAATCATACAAGTGATGAGCATCCATGGTTTATCGAATCGCGTTCATCTAAAGAGAACCCGAAGCGGGATTGGTATATTTGGCGGGACGGTAAAGGTGGAAAAGAGCCAAATAACTGGGAAAGCATTTTTAGCGGCCCTGCATGGGAATATGATGAAAAAACAGACCAATATTTCATGCATATTTTTTCAAAAAAGCAGCCTGACCTTAATTGGGAAAATAAAGATGTCCGTCATGCTCTATATAATATGATCAACTGGTGGCTGAATAAGGGGATAGACGGTTTCCGTGTTGATGCCATCAGCCATATTAAGAAAGAAGAAGGTCTCTTGGATATGCAAAATCCTGAGGGGCTGCCATATGTTTCTTGTTTTGAAAAAATGATGAATGTTGATGGGATTCATACCCTTTTACAAGAGTTAAAGGAAGAGACATTTTCCAATTATGACATTATGACCGTTGGTGAAGCAAACGGGGTAACGGTTGACGAGGCGGAAGATGTAGAGAATTGGGTCGGAGAAAAATCAGGGAAATTCAATATGGTATTCCAATTTGAGCACCTGGCACTTTGGGATGCTGAAACGAAAAAAGCTCTTGATATTGTTGAGTTAAAGGATGTCTTATCCCGCTGGCAAAAAGGGCTGGAAGGCAAGGGTTGGAATGCCTTATTCATCGAAAATCATGATAAACCGCGTGTTGTCTCTACATGGGGAAATGATCAAGAATATTGGTATGAAAGTGCAACCGCGTTTGCAGCGATGTATTTTTTGATGCAGGGAACACCGTTTATTTATCAAGGTCAGGAAATAGGAATGACCAATGTTCAATTTGACTCGATTGATGACTATGATGATGTTTCGGCAAAAAATATGTACCGTTTGAAGCGTGCGGAAGGAATACCACATGAGGAAATCATGGAGGTCATTTGGGCTTCCGGACGTGATAACTCTCGGACACCAATGCAATGGTCTGCTGCAGAAAACGGGGGCTTCAGTACTGGAACTCCTTGGTTAAAGGTTAATCCGAATTACAAGCACATCAATGTAGAAATTCAGGAAAATGACGCTAATTCCGTCTTGAACTTTTACAAAAAACTGATTCGCTTGAAGAAGGCGAAAGAAGTGTTTACTTATGGTACCTATGAATTGCTGCTTAAAGATGACACACAAATCTATGTTTACACCCGGACGTTGGATAAAGAAAAGATGATTGTCATCGCTAATCTTTCTGCGAAGCCGGCAGAATTTCAGGGAGTTTCCTTGGATAATCGGAATTTGCTGTTGAACAACTATCCAGTTTCCAAGCATCAATCACTTGAAAGAATAACATTAAAGCCATATGAGACAAGAGTATATAGAGTTTAA
- a CDS encoding DoxX family protein yields MFNKFLRENKISAVLLTVIRLYLGYSWFTAGLHKITGGFDATGFLKGVTANPVKGPDGAVVYGWYVEFLKGFALPNVDLFNFIVPWGELLIGLGLLLGCLTTAAMFFGLVMNFSFFLAGTVSHNPTDIFLGFIILAAGYNAGRIGLDRWVVPFIRKMSKKGVGNETPKAAA; encoded by the coding sequence ATGTTTAATAAATTTTTGAGAGAAAACAAAATCTCTGCCGTCCTCTTAACAGTCATACGTTTATACCTTGGATATTCTTGGTTTACAGCAGGATTACACAAAATAACAGGTGGATTTGACGCAACTGGATTTTTAAAAGGTGTTACGGCAAACCCGGTTAAAGGGCCAGACGGTGCCGTTGTATATGGCTGGTATGTTGAATTCTTAAAAGGATTTGCCTTACCAAATGTTGATCTCTTTAACTTCATCGTCCCTTGGGGTGAATTATTAATAGGCTTAGGATTACTCTTAGGCTGCTTAACAACTGCCGCAATGTTCTTTGGCTTAGTAATGAACTTTAGCTTCTTCCTAGCAGGTACTGTATCTCACAACCCAACAGACATCTTCCTTGGCTTTATCATCTTAGCTGCAGGATATAATGCTGGAAGAATCGGTTTAGACAGATGGGTAGTTCCTTTCATCAGAAAAATGAGTAAAAAAGGTGTTGGCAACGAGACACCAAAAGCGGCTGCTTAA
- a CDS encoding EAL domain-containing protein, whose translation MGKPKKLNLQRIWILIFSLIVFTELLDFTASSLFPAIKYSSIIIVIGTLPLLIVTIKRVRKKYEELRQSKLKLKNIFDTLDVAIWSHDLKSDTLLITSGIEKLYGYTYKDFYQDLDLWKKVIYPEDISFLSERAARLAKGETVTSEYRIVRLDGEVRWIQDRGFPTLDSNGNFVDFNSVLFDITDRKESEDRYRSLVEMSPDIIAVVSNDKIEYINEAGCKLVGASNPEELTGQSPLKFVPEEIVEAFKNRGAQQQEKRFRLEFQVKQLNGETIDVEMASAPIFYEGRFAVQVVGRDITERKIAEKTIQKMAYHDSLTGLPNRNRFRNYLNEVLNRQQENKILAVLFLDLDRFKIINDTKGHTVGDMILQKVADRLEMAVQNEGFVSRQGGDEFIILLEDIDKERASVVAQRILNEFSEPIEVYCQEFFVTPSIGISLYPNDGKDEETLLKNADTAMYQAKERGKNNFCFYSSNLNGLSIRKMELENGLRKALEQNQFTLHYQPQVSLETGELVGIEALIRWQHPEHGFIAPSEFIPLAEETGLIVPIGKWVIWEASKQRKTWETAGLCDVPIAVNVSVRQFEDEHLIEYISTLLEEVGLQANQLELEITESIMQNLENSTIILNKLKKRGVLLSIDDFGTGYSSLSYLKHLPIDKIKIDKSFVDDILYHSNQGIMVKTIIDMGVNFNFTVIAEGIETDEQLAFLKKNKCKIGQGNLFSKPIPACQMEEYLLKRTRKSGITI comes from the coding sequence ATGGGGAAACCCAAAAAATTAAACCTTCAACGTATTTGGATACTCATTTTTAGTTTGATTGTTTTTACAGAACTACTAGATTTTACTGCTTCAAGTCTTTTTCCTGCTATTAAATATTCTTCTATAATCATTGTTATCGGGACTTTACCCCTTCTGATTGTTACGATAAAGAGGGTAAGAAAAAAATATGAAGAGCTTAGGCAAAGCAAACTAAAATTGAAAAATATATTTGATACCCTCGATGTTGCTATCTGGTCACATGATTTAAAATCCGACACCTTGTTAATTACCTCAGGAATTGAAAAATTATATGGGTATACTTATAAAGATTTTTATCAGGATCTCGATCTATGGAAAAAGGTAATTTATCCAGAAGACATATCTTTTTTATCTGAAAGAGCAGCGAGGTTAGCCAAAGGAGAAACCGTTACGAGTGAGTATCGGATTGTGCGGCTTGACGGAGAGGTTCGTTGGATACAGGACAGGGGTTTTCCAACGCTCGATAGTAACGGAAACTTTGTCGACTTTAATAGTGTTTTATTTGATATAACGGATCGTAAAGAAAGCGAAGACAGGTATCGTAGTTTAGTAGAAATGTCACCTGATATTATTGCAGTCGTCAGCAATGATAAAATCGAATATATTAATGAAGCAGGCTGTAAGCTAGTCGGGGCCAGCAATCCGGAAGAATTAACTGGACAATCTCCGTTGAAATTTGTACCTGAAGAAATTGTTGAAGCGTTTAAAAATAGGGGAGCCCAACAGCAAGAAAAAAGATTTAGACTCGAATTTCAGGTTAAACAACTGAATGGAGAGACAATTGATGTAGAAATGGCTTCTGCTCCTATCTTTTATGAAGGCAGATTTGCTGTCCAGGTGGTTGGCAGGGATATTACTGAACGAAAAATTGCAGAAAAAACTATCCAAAAAATGGCCTATCACGATTCGTTGACAGGTTTACCAAATCGAAATCGCTTTAGGAATTATCTTAACGAAGTGTTAAATAGACAACAAGAAAATAAGATATTGGCTGTTTTATTTTTAGATTTAGATAGATTTAAGATTATTAATGATACAAAGGGGCATACCGTTGGAGATATGATTCTCCAAAAAGTAGCGGACAGGTTAGAAATGGCTGTTCAAAATGAAGGGTTTGTCTCAAGGCAGGGCGGGGACGAATTTATCATTTTACTAGAAGATATTGATAAAGAAAGAGCAAGTGTTGTTGCTCAGCGTATTCTAAATGAATTTTCTGAGCCAATTGAAGTGTACTGCCAAGAATTTTTTGTCACTCCTAGTATTGGAATCAGCCTTTATCCTAATGATGGAAAAGATGAGGAAACTTTATTAAAGAATGCAGATACGGCAATGTACCAAGCCAAAGAACGTGGGAAAAATAACTTCTGTTTCTATTCTTCCAATTTAAATGGGTTATCGATTCGGAAAATGGAGCTGGAAAATGGTTTAAGGAAAGCACTGGAACAGAATCAATTCACACTTCATTATCAACCACAGGTATCCCTAGAAACAGGGGAACTAGTTGGAATAGAGGCATTAATTCGTTGGCAGCATCCTGAGCATGGATTTATTGCACCTTCTGAATTCATTCCATTGGCAGAGGAAACAGGGCTGATTGTTCCGATTGGTAAATGGGTAATATGGGAAGCAAGCAAACAAAGAAAAACTTGGGAAACTGCCGGTCTTTGTGATGTTCCTATTGCCGTAAATGTTTCTGTACGCCAATTTGAGGATGAACATCTTATCGAATATATTTCAACCCTATTGGAAGAAGTGGGACTTCAGGCGAACCAATTAGAATTAGAAATTACTGAAAGTATTATGCAAAACCTAGAGAATTCAACGATTATCCTAAATAAACTAAAAAAACGCGGGGTACTGCTTTCTATCGATGATTTTGGAACAGGCTATTCCTCGTTGAGTTATTTGAAGCATCTTCCAATCGATAAAATTAAAATTGATAAATCCTTTGTTGATGATATTCTTTACCATTCAAATCAAGGCATTATGGTAAAAACGATAATTGATATGGGGGTGAATTTTAATTTTACCGTAATTGCGGAGGGGATTGAAACAGATGAACAACTTGCCTTTTTAAAGAAAAATAAGTGTAAGATTGGTCAAGGGAACCTGTTTAGCAAGCCTATCCCAGCATGTCAAATGGAAGAATATCTTTTAAAAAGAACTAGAAAAAGTGGTATCACTATATAA
- a CDS encoding MATE family efflux transporter: MEEQTNKFQEQSLFSISWPLLIELALHMGIGIIATFMLSHYSDAAAAGVGVANQLLNIFILVFTVTSIGATVLISQNLGAGRLKNARQLSRSVFGLNFWFGIVVAVIVFLFGEQLLHFFDIQGKVYEYGLTFVRICGISLFFESISLALSAILRSHGYTKESMVVTVVMDFISIGGNIIAISGIFGLPITGVTGVSWAIVIARAYAVCALIYLVYNRLSLKLTFSDIFKAKKEDIKGLLAIGIPSAGENLSYQLSQLIITSFVVSMGTASLAARVYILNINMICFLFTLAIAQGTQLLVARYIGARQFDKALRRGIRTLKISMIASLLTSLIMAMIGSPLLEAFTKDQGIIAVGLPVLWAIVFVEPGRAMNIVLMSSLKSAGDVRFPVIIGILSMWGIAVSLSYLFGVHYGLGLLGIWLAQGADEWLRGCFALRRWLMKPWERKVHMTV; encoded by the coding sequence TTGGAAGAACAAACTAACAAGTTTCAGGAACAATCGTTATTCAGTATTTCTTGGCCGCTTCTTATTGAGCTGGCCCTTCATATGGGTATTGGGATTATTGCTACGTTCATGTTGAGTCATTACTCTGATGCCGCAGCAGCTGGAGTTGGCGTAGCAAACCAGCTACTAAACATTTTTATTTTAGTCTTTACTGTTACTTCGATTGGTGCAACCGTTTTGATTAGCCAAAACCTCGGAGCCGGACGCTTGAAAAACGCAAGACAGCTGTCACGCTCTGTGTTTGGACTGAATTTCTGGTTTGGCATAGTGGTGGCGGTGATCGTTTTCCTCTTTGGAGAACAGCTTTTACATTTTTTCGACATTCAGGGAAAAGTATACGAATACGGACTTACATTTGTTCGGATATGCGGAATCTCTCTCTTTTTCGAATCCATCTCACTCGCATTAAGTGCCATCCTCCGCAGTCACGGATATACAAAAGAATCGATGGTTGTGACCGTGGTCATGGATTTCATCAGTATTGGCGGTAATATCATAGCCATTTCAGGGATTTTTGGTTTACCGATTACAGGTGTAACCGGTGTATCATGGGCGATTGTTATCGCACGGGCATATGCCGTCTGTGCACTAATCTACCTAGTTTATAACAGACTTTCTTTAAAACTGACTTTCAGTGATATTTTCAAAGCAAAAAAGGAAGATATCAAAGGACTGCTGGCAATTGGAATTCCATCAGCGGGTGAAAATCTTTCTTATCAACTCTCCCAGCTGATCATTACGAGCTTTGTTGTTTCCATGGGCACAGCTTCTCTTGCCGCCCGTGTCTATATTTTAAATATTAACATGATCTGTTTTTTGTTTACGCTGGCGATTGCCCAAGGAACGCAGCTTTTGGTGGCTCGTTACATTGGCGCTAGACAATTTGATAAGGCGCTAAGGCGCGGCATTCGCACACTAAAGATATCAATGATTGCCTCTCTGCTTACATCGTTAATTATGGCCATGATTGGCTCACCATTATTAGAGGCATTTACAAAAGACCAGGGCATTATTGCCGTTGGTCTACCCGTATTATGGGCGATTGTTTTTGTCGAACCTGGCAGAGCTATGAATATCGTTTTGATGAGTTCTCTGAAGTCAGCGGGTGATGTCCGCTTTCCAGTCATTATTGGAATACTTTCGATGTGGGGCATTGCTGTTTCTCTTAGTTATCTGTTCGGGGTTCATTATGGATTAGGACTATTAGGCATTTGGCTTGCTCAAGGAGCTGATGAATGGCTGCGGGGCTGCTTTGCCTTAAGAAGATGGCTCATGAAACCATGGGAAAGAAAAGTCCATATGACTGTTTGA
- a CDS encoding DUF4097 family beta strand repeat-containing protein, with translation MKRILILLLVVTGLYIVFNQAYRFDIFGAGSDGNKDGQAAISNDIKIIKVDVSSVSTTIIPEDRPNLKAVYNGKQILKVSENGDTVEVSLKSKGFNWFNWSSFSEKSKLKIYIPEDYNRNMIIDLGSGNLNFSGQSKEKPMNLDELTVDIGSGNMNFRNLIVKQWTQDVGSGNVKIDSFKTNLGTIDLSSGNLDIKHYIGAIEADVSSGELNIQMDKLADSVKLDVSSGDVGLDLPDNADFTLNSDVSSGNISCDFPLTTKEHNKHSIQGKHGSGKYKIDLDVSSGDIRIH, from the coding sequence ATGAAGAGAATATTGATTTTGTTATTAGTGGTTACCGGATTATATATAGTGTTTAATCAAGCCTATCGCTTCGATATATTTGGTGCCGGCAGTGACGGTAATAAAGATGGGCAAGCAGCCATTTCAAATGATATCAAGATAATTAAAGTAGATGTTTCAAGTGTCAGTACTACAATTATTCCTGAGGATCGGCCCAATTTAAAAGCAGTTTATAACGGGAAGCAAATATTAAAAGTTTCTGAAAATGGGGATACAGTCGAGGTTTCACTAAAAAGCAAGGGGTTTAATTGGTTCAATTGGTCATCGTTTTCGGAAAAATCCAAGCTAAAAATCTACATTCCAGAAGATTATAATCGGAATATGATTATTGATTTAGGCTCAGGAAATTTGAATTTTTCCGGACAGTCTAAAGAGAAGCCGATGAACTTAGATGAATTAACCGTTGATATTGGTTCTGGGAACATGAATTTCAGAAATTTAATCGTTAAACAATGGACTCAAGACGTAGGTTCCGGAAATGTGAAGATCGATTCTTTCAAAACGAATTTAGGCACAATTGACCTTAGTTCCGGTAACCTTGATATCAAACACTATATTGGTGCAATTGAAGCTGATGTTTCATCGGGAGAGTTAAATATTCAAATGGATAAGTTAGCAGATTCGGTTAAATTAGATGTAAGCTCAGGGGATGTGGGACTTGATTTACCTGATAACGCTGATTTTACTCTTAATAGTGATGTGAGCAGCGGCAACATTTCATGTGATTTTCCATTGACCACAAAAGAGCATAATAAGCACAGTATTCAGGGCAAACATGGCTCTGGCAAGTATAAAATCGACCTAGATGTTTCTAGTGGTGATATCCGGATACATTAA
- a CDS encoding YnfA family protein — protein sequence MLQAIILFIFAGLAEIGGGYLVWLWLREDKPLWYGILGGIILILYGIIPTLQNFPSFGRVYAAYGGVFIILAVLWGWVVDKKTPDTYDWVGAFICLIGVSVMLWAPRH from the coding sequence ATGCTGCAAGCAATCATATTGTTTATATTTGCCGGATTAGCCGAAATTGGCGGAGGTTACTTGGTATGGCTGTGGCTGAGGGAAGATAAGCCATTATGGTATGGAATACTAGGAGGAATCATCTTAATTTTATATGGAATTATTCCAACACTTCAAAATTTCCCGAGCTTTGGACGGGTTTATGCTGCATATGGGGGAGTTTTTATTATTCTCGCAGTATTGTGGGGATGGGTAGTTGATAAAAAGACACCTGATACATACGATTGGGTTGGTGCCTTTATTTGTTTAATTGGTGTTTCGGTCATGCTCTGGGCACCGAGACATTAA
- a CDS encoding rhodanese-like domain-containing protein: MTYKKITPKELHERLKSGEKVLLLDVRAEEKFNEFHIKESRNLPKTNIFQLDEKQDAQLSLPKDQEIIVTCTTGNSASKCAAILDTYDYHVTVLDGGLTAWKAYKNSLED; this comes from the coding sequence ATGACATACAAAAAAATCACACCGAAAGAACTCCATGAAAGACTGAAAAGTGGTGAAAAGGTACTTCTACTGGATGTCCGGGCGGAAGAAAAATTCAATGAATTTCACATAAAGGAAAGCCGTAATCTTCCAAAAACTAATATTTTTCAACTGGACGAGAAACAAGATGCTCAGCTATCCTTACCGAAAGATCAAGAAATCATCGTGACCTGCACAACTGGTAATTCTGCATCTAAATGTGCCGCCATCCTAGATACTTACGATTATCATGTGACTGTATTGGATGGAGGTCTTACGGCGTGGAAGGCATATAAGAATTCACTGGAAGATTGA